The Antechinus flavipes isolate AdamAnt ecotype Samford, QLD, Australia chromosome 4, AdamAnt_v2, whole genome shotgun sequence genomic interval aaagtgacttacccaaagtcacatcaAGTTAGAAGAAATCTTTCAATACCTGCATAATCCCTTTTGCTGAACCCCCTTCTAAATGTTGCAGGCACCtggaaacttaataaatgtaagaaagtaatcattttaattacttttaacATGATATACATATTAAACTCTAAAACACcaacacatttttaaatgtcaaattttatttaaaaattactttaaaacttatagcaaaaaaaaaaaaaaaaccctctaacaATTATCCAGGTACCTTGGAACTGACAAAGCATCCCTTTTTGCTATTCTACTTCTACCTCTAAAATTACTATGATTGATTTGTCGATAATTACAGTACATAAGTTTgactttataaaaaagaaaaaacactgctCCTGTTGTAGCAATGGGTTTCTTTACAATTAAGGATTTATTTGGAATGCTGACTATTCAAAAGTAAAGTACTTGTCTTAAAGCCATAATTAGAATTGCTTTCAGTATTCCCATTATCCTTGCAAGATCTGAGATGCCACCTAGTTTCTAGATTTTGGAAATTAGTGACTTTTAATGATTTTGTAGATTTAAATCCCTTTACCGCAGTAAAAATAGCACgtttagaatcagaaaacttgGATGTTTGTTCAGGCTTTtcatttattggctgtgtgaacTAGAGGAAATCAACTTAATACTTGTGAGCGTTACTTTCCCttcttgtaaaatgggaagattcATTTAGCATGCATTTATTAATAAACATCAAATTCACCACCTAACTCAGTgctgttgtgagattcaaataagTATATAAAGTATTCTCTTAATCTTAAAGTGCAGTAATTgtaaatgaggtttttttttccttcagactACTTCCAAAATGAAGAATCCTAACTTTTTTCTGGTCTGTCCGCAAGTAGAAGCTGGttaactaattttatttattttagctaaAGGGTCTTTTTGCTTTGTTTagttttccccctccccctaaaATTTTAAAGCTCCCAAGTTGATTTAAGATATCTTCAGAAGGGTCTGAAGCATTCAGGTTCAGCTATGCACCATAAATTTGCGTATCAAGATTTCAATTAGcttccttccttcacttcacTTTCTTATTTCTAGCTGCTATAGCCGCTCCTCGTTACCGGCGGAGCTAGAGGgaaagtgagaggagaaaaaacGGGTTTCCTGAACTCACGCGAAGGtgagagaaaaatgataaacCGACTTGAGCTGATAGACTTTCAAGAGGTGGGCGGGGCAACTCTGCGTGTCAATTTTATGCAAATTGTGTGTAAATAAAAGCTGCGGAGCAAAGAGGCGGTAAGAGATCTTTTCCGCGAGTTCCCGAGGTAGATTAATACCTGGACTCCTTTGGTCACTCACCTGGGGCAGTGCAAGCAGAAAACTAAGCCCCCAGGCCGTCCCCAGCAGCTTTCGCCCACCCCCTCGGGGTCCAAGAGGATGGAGCACAGCAGCCTGGCGGTCAAGTCCAATGACCACAGGCAGAAAAGCAGCGGCGTACATGGCCAGCAGTTTCAGGAACATGAGTATTCGGCAAGCAACATCTCCGGCGAGCCACTGGACCGTGGCATTCCACGCAGCGTCCAGCGGCATGACCACGAAAGTGACCAGTAAGTCTGCAGCGGCTAAGTGGCCAAAAAGTCGGCGGACCGGAGAGGGGCGGAGTCGACTGGATCTCGGCCGTGTCACGGACCACAGCACCGCCAGATTCCCTGCAGCCGATGACAGGAACAGGGCAGCGGTCACTCCTACTCGGACCTTGGCCGCGGTTGAGAAGGTGGGAAGCGCAGACTCCTCCACCTCGACCCCCGTCCCCGCCCAGGCCTCCTCTCCCACAGAAGAGCCCCAGCCTGTGTCATTGCCCGTGGACATAGCTGTAGGGGGAAAGCCGCCAACTCGCGCAGCCCATCCCTTCCAGGCCAGGGGCTGATGCCGGTCATCATGGTCTCCGACGGCATCCGTGGTCAGCCTCCGGGACCCTTTCCATCTTTGCCCCAGGGAGTTGTCGCGTGTCTCGCGCCACCCAGCTTTCCAGAACTCAGGGTCCACTTGTCCGACCCGCAAGGGGCTTCCCGGCTCCGCGGCCAGGACGGGCTGACCCAGAGGCTCTCCGATATCCAGTCCCGGGAATGCAGCTGTACAGCGCCCGCTCCACTGCTGGAGGTCACTGCGGCTGCTGTTCAGCGCGCCAGCCTCTCGAGGCCCCGCCCCCATCCAGCCCCCGCCCCCTCGGTCCCGCCCCTCCCTTCCTGGGAGCAGTACATTTAAAGGCTGCGGCTGCTGCAGGG includes:
- the LOC127559163 gene encoding uncharacterized protein LOC127559163, with translation MPGGDLPGPGISALTSAAPRESSTTGVTVIPTDSPAPLGRERLPERFRGPLQQPQPLNVLLPGREGRDRGGGGWMGAGPREAGALNSSRSDLQQWSGRCTAAFPGLDIGEPLGQPVLAAEPGSPLRVGQVDPEFWKAGWRETRDNSLGQRWKGSRRLTTDAVGDHDDRHQPLAWKGWAARVGGFPPTAMSTGNDTGWGSSVGEEAWAGTGVEVEESALPTFSTAAKVRVGVTAALFLSSAAGNLAVLWSVTRPRSSRLRPSPVRRLFGHLAAADLLVTFVVMPLDAAWNATVQWLAGDVACRILMFLKLLAMYAAAFLPVVIGLDRQAAVLHPLGPRGGGRKLLGTAWGLSFLLALPQVSDQRSPGINLPRELAEKISYRLFAPQLLFTHNLHKIDTQSCPAHLLKVYQLKSVYHFSLTFA